One Mycobacteroides abscessus ATCC 19977 genomic window carries:
- a CDS encoding carboxymuconolactone decarboxylase family protein, producing the protein MARIPLADPATLSGLEQAVYQRFPANLVLGLLRATPEIADGYLDLGGALSASPLDRGIREMVILRVGTLSGSAYERMQHLGIARSVGLSDAEIAAVDSGRFDELAPNERAILSFVDELVASPKATVTFDAALRALGEQGLATVILLVGHYMLTARLLETLEIDLDAGPTSWDGI; encoded by the coding sequence ATGGCACGTATCCCACTCGCCGATCCCGCGACCCTGTCGGGATTAGAACAAGCGGTATACCAACGGTTTCCGGCGAATTTGGTATTGGGACTGCTGCGGGCGACACCCGAGATCGCCGACGGCTACTTGGATCTGGGCGGCGCGCTGTCGGCATCGCCACTGGATCGCGGGATTCGGGAGATGGTGATCCTGCGGGTCGGCACACTCAGCGGTAGCGCATACGAACGGATGCAGCACCTCGGCATCGCGCGATCCGTTGGTCTTAGCGACGCGGAGATCGCCGCGGTCGACTCGGGCCGATTCGATGAGCTGGCCCCCAACGAGAGGGCGATCCTGAGTTTTGTCGACGAGCTGGTCGCCTCGCCGAAGGCGACGGTGACCTTCGACGCCGCGTTGCGGGCACTGGGCGAACAGGGGTTGGCCACAGTCATCTTGTTGGTGGGCCATTACATGTTGACCGCCCGGCTACTGGAAACGCTCGAGATTGATCTCGATGCCGGACCGACCAGCTGGGACGGCATCTAA